One Gammaproteobacteria bacterium genomic region harbors:
- the rplW gene encoding 50S ribosomal protein L23: MAGMSQERLMKVLLAPHVSEKSTLTADSVRQHVFKVLPDATKREVKHAVEMLFSVQVTQVRVLNVKGKLKRHGARRGRRSDWKKAYVKLAPGNDISLGAE, translated from the coding sequence ATGGCTGGCATGAGTCAGGAACGGCTGATGAAAGTTCTGCTTGCCCCGCACGTGTCGGAAAAGTCTACCCTGACGGCCGACAGTGTGCGCCAGCATGTGTTCAAAGTGTTGCCGGACGCCACCAAACGCGAAGTAAAGCATGCGGTAGAGATGCTGTTCAGTGTGCAGGTCACGCAGGTGCGGGTGTTGAACGTGAAGGGCAAGCTGAAGCGCCACGGCGCGCGCCGCGGACGCCGCTCTGACTGGAAGAAGGCGTACGTTAAGCTCGCGCCGGGCAACGACATTTCGCTGGGCGCTGA